In the genome of bacterium, the window CTACTTTGTGATGCTAAGGACGTTTCCATCCATTTTGTACTTGAGATCATGCATGTTGCAGACAATATCCAGAACTTGATCCCAAGGTACATCCGTCATCTTGATTGTGGCGTTGCCCTTTACGTCAGGATGTATGACGAGGTTCAACTCTCCTGTCCTGGCAAGAAACCGGAAGAGGTCACGAATGTCGACATCTTTGAAATCGACACTGATCTTTTCACCTGTCCATTCCTTTTTTCGCTCACGCCTCAATTCAATGGCTCGCGTAGTTTTTTCTTTTTCCGTCTTTCGTCTTGCTGCATTGGTTTTATCCCAAT includes:
- a CDS encoding secretin and TonB N-terminal domain-containing protein; the encoded protein is MFYRILIMLLLVPALAFSYTIVRKDGKTFQGKLVHESTDEIVLKDEEGVTIKFNKNQIDWDKTNAARRKTEKEKTTRAIELRRERKKEWTGEKISVDFKDVDIRDLFRFLARTGELNLVIHPDVKGNATIKMTDVPWDQVLDIVCNMHDLKYKMDGNVLSITK